The Aureispira anguillae genome contains a region encoding:
- a CDS encoding DUF2807 domain-containing protein: MKNIIEKSYLLILILMLGICACKKNNFHGQNGQNGQNGQNGHNCTLTVDGNGISSTKAVNLSNFTGIANYTSINIECKRGNTQEVVLFGDENIIPFVKLEVINGLLSFKLQDDICLNNFNLRAEVTVPTFDHLEIRGSGNFNTSTAFVTNQLLLDIQGSGNMDLFSTSTNDCTAIIAGSGNINITAQNTLNLTINGSGNVYYRGNPTITQAINGSGNLFNAN, from the coding sequence ATGAAAAACATCATTGAAAAATCCTATTTATTAATACTGATATTAATGTTAGGAATTTGTGCTTGTAAGAAAAATAACTTCCATGGTCAGAACGGACAGAACGGACAGAATGGGCAGAACGGGCACAATTGTACGCTTACAGTTGATGGTAATGGGATTTCGTCAACTAAGGCGGTTAACTTATCAAATTTCACGGGGATTGCGAATTACACATCTATCAATATAGAATGTAAACGAGGGAATACTCAAGAAGTTGTCCTCTTTGGTGATGAAAATATTATTCCCTTTGTAAAATTAGAAGTAATAAATGGTCTATTGTCATTTAAATTACAAGATGATATATGTTTAAATAATTTCAATTTGCGTGCAGAAGTTACGGTGCCTACTTTTGATCATTTAGAAATACGAGGCAGCGGTAATTTTAATACATCAACTGCCTTTGTAACCAATCAATTATTATTAGATATACAGGGGAGTGGGAATATGGACCTATTTAGTACATCTACGAATGATTGCACTGCTATTATTGCAGGGTCAGGTAATATTAATATTACAGCCCAAAATACATTAAATCTTACTATCAACGGAAGCGGAAATGTTTACTATAGAGGGAACCCAACTATAACTCAGGCAATTAATGGTTCAGGCAATTTATTTAATGCTAATTAA
- a CDS encoding S41 family peptidase, which yields MMNWKLCLTSCLLLAITQLSAQNTPLWMRYSAISPDGKEIVFSYKGDLYKVPSQGGTARALTLHQAHDYKPVWSKDGKQIAFASNRYGNFDVYVMSAEGGKPTRLTYHSSNDYPSDFTPDSKGVLFSSLRLDNAQNRMFPSGRMEELYQVPVTGGRVTQILTIPADEAKYSKDGKTIAYHDRKGYEDEFRKHHTSSVTRDLWTYNVTTKKYTQITTFNGEDRNPVFAPNGKELFYLSEASGTFNVHAVDLSNTSSTRKVTQLKNHPVRNLSISNTGLMCFNYNGEIYTLTDGGKPKKVAITIIADDRYNAERTIAVKSAQEMDVSPNGKEIVFVNRGEVFVTSVESGMTKRITNTPERERTASFSPDGRAILYAAERNGSWNLYQTKLAREEEKYFFNATILKEEAILESKNETFQPAFSPDGKEVAFLEERTALKVINLESKKVREILAGDKNYSYQDGDQTYSWSPDGKWFLVTFLQPQQWIEEVGLIKADGKESVINLTRSGYGDYAPKFAMNGKMIIWASGRDGMKAQASWGGQSDIYGMFLTEEGWDRFNLTKEEFALLKEREKEDKKKKKEDKKEDKDEKEDKEKEKADKDKEKIKLEPMTIDFDGIYDRKKRLTIHSSSIMGAIVSKEGEKLYYMTRFEKGFDLWETNLRTRETKILMKLGARGGGMELSKDGKYLFVVNAGKIARIELATKKKKSINIQGEMLLKEGEERAYLFEHAWRQVVKKFYKEDLHGVDWDFYKKEYARFLPHINNGFDFAEMMSELLGELNASHTGCRYRSPYQAGADATASLGVFYDETHTGKGLLIAEVMKKGPFDKKASKAKAGVIIEKIDGVEILPEMNFYPLLNRKARKYTLVTLFDPATNERWEETIKPISRGAEFNLRYKRWVENCRAIAEKASNGRIGYVHVRGMNTGSYKTVYEEVLGRNAGMDAVIVDTRFNGGGWLHDDLATFLSGKIYMKVQPRGQDIGREPMFKWYKPSCVLMSEGNYSDAHIFPYVYKALNVGKLIGMPVPGTGTAVWWERLPGGYVFGIPQVGMVGNDGAFMENTQLEPDIKVANDPARVTNGEDQQIEAAVKELLRQVDGK from the coding sequence ATGATGAATTGGAAACTATGCTTAACAAGCTGCTTGCTTTTAGCTATAACTCAATTATCAGCACAGAATACGCCATTGTGGATGCGCTATTCTGCCATTTCCCCAGATGGGAAAGAAATTGTATTTAGTTACAAAGGTGACTTGTACAAAGTACCCAGTCAAGGGGGAACCGCTAGGGCTCTAACCTTGCACCAAGCACATGATTACAAGCCAGTGTGGTCAAAAGATGGCAAACAAATAGCGTTTGCTTCTAACCGTTATGGCAATTTTGATGTGTATGTAATGTCTGCTGAGGGCGGGAAACCAACTCGTTTAACTTATCATTCTTCCAATGACTATCCCTCTGATTTTACACCCGATAGTAAAGGGGTTTTGTTTAGTTCTTTGCGTTTAGATAATGCTCAAAACAGAATGTTCCCTTCTGGGCGTATGGAAGAATTGTATCAAGTTCCTGTAACAGGGGGACGTGTAACGCAAATTTTGACCATTCCTGCTGACGAAGCCAAGTATTCTAAAGATGGAAAAACAATTGCTTATCACGATAGAAAGGGGTATGAAGATGAGTTTAGAAAGCACCATACTTCTTCGGTAACTCGTGATCTTTGGACTTATAATGTTACCACAAAAAAATACACACAAATTACTACTTTTAATGGTGAAGACAGAAACCCTGTTTTTGCTCCCAACGGAAAAGAATTGTTTTACTTGAGTGAAGCCAGCGGAACATTTAATGTTCATGCTGTAGATCTTAGTAATACGAGCAGTACTCGAAAAGTTACGCAATTAAAAAATCACCCTGTTCGAAATCTTTCGATTTCTAATACTGGGCTGATGTGTTTTAATTACAATGGAGAGATTTACACGCTTACAGATGGAGGAAAACCTAAAAAAGTTGCCATCACTATTATTGCAGATGATCGTTACAATGCAGAACGAACAATTGCTGTGAAGTCGGCGCAAGAAATGGATGTATCTCCTAATGGAAAAGAGATTGTTTTTGTTAATAGAGGGGAAGTGTTTGTTACTTCTGTAGAAAGTGGCATGACCAAAAGAATTACCAATACACCAGAAAGAGAACGCACAGCTAGTTTTAGCCCAGATGGGCGTGCTATCCTATATGCTGCCGAACGAAATGGAAGTTGGAATTTATATCAAACCAAATTAGCTAGGGAAGAAGAGAAGTATTTTTTTAATGCTACGATTTTAAAAGAAGAAGCCATTCTAGAAAGTAAAAACGAAACTTTTCAACCTGCTTTTTCTCCAGATGGAAAAGAAGTTGCATTCTTGGAAGAACGTACCGCATTAAAAGTCATTAATCTCGAATCCAAAAAGGTTAGAGAAATTCTAGCAGGAGACAAAAACTATTCTTATCAAGATGGCGATCAAACTTACTCTTGGTCTCCAGATGGAAAATGGTTTTTAGTGACCTTTTTGCAACCTCAGCAGTGGATTGAAGAGGTGGGCTTAATCAAGGCAGATGGCAAGGAGTCTGTTATTAATTTAACAAGAAGCGGTTATGGGGATTATGCGCCCAAATTTGCTATGAACGGCAAAATGATTATCTGGGCTTCTGGACGTGATGGAATGAAAGCTCAAGCAAGCTGGGGAGGACAGTCTGATATTTATGGTATGTTTCTAACCGAAGAAGGTTGGGATCGTTTTAATCTAACGAAAGAAGAATTTGCATTGTTAAAAGAGCGAGAAAAAGAGGATAAGAAGAAGAAAAAAGAGGACAAAAAAGAAGACAAAGACGAGAAGGAAGATAAAGAGAAGGAAAAAGCGGACAAAGACAAAGAGAAAATTAAGTTAGAACCTATGACCATTGATTTTGATGGAATTTATGATCGTAAAAAACGATTGACAATCCACTCTTCTTCTATCATGGGAGCGATTGTTTCTAAAGAGGGCGAGAAGTTGTATTACATGACTCGTTTTGAAAAAGGATTTGATCTTTGGGAGACTAATTTGAGAACAAGAGAAACAAAAATCTTGATGAAATTAGGTGCTAGAGGTGGCGGAATGGAATTGTCTAAGGATGGAAAATACCTTTTTGTGGTCAATGCAGGGAAAATAGCTCGTATTGAATTGGCAACTAAAAAGAAAAAGTCAATTAACATCCAAGGTGAAATGTTGTTGAAAGAAGGAGAGGAACGTGCCTATTTATTTGAACATGCTTGGAGACAAGTCGTGAAAAAATTCTACAAAGAAGATTTGCACGGCGTGGACTGGGATTTTTACAAAAAAGAATACGCTCGCTTTTTACCCCACATCAACAATGGATTTGATTTTGCTGAAATGATGAGTGAATTATTGGGAGAGTTAAATGCTTCTCATACGGGTTGTCGCTATCGTTCTCCTTATCAAGCAGGTGCTGATGCTACAGCAAGCTTAGGTGTTTTTTATGATGAAACACATACTGGAAAAGGTTTGTTGATTGCTGAAGTCATGAAAAAAGGACCTTTCGATAAAAAAGCTTCTAAAGCAAAAGCTGGGGTAATCATTGAAAAAATTGATGGGGTAGAAATTTTACCTGAAATGAATTTTTATCCTTTACTCAATCGAAAAGCAAGAAAATATACTTTGGTCACTTTGTTCGATCCTGCAACCAACGAACGTTGGGAAGAAACCATTAAACCAATTAGCCGTGGTGCAGAGTTTAATCTTCGTTATAAGCGTTGGGTTGAGAATTGTAGAGCAATTGCCGAAAAAGCTTCTAATGGTCGTATTGGTTATGTGCATGTTCGTGGCATGAATACAGGAAGTTATAAAACAGTTTATGAGGAAGTATTGGGCAGAAATGCTGGTATGGATGCGGTTATTGTTGATACTCGTTTTAATGGTGGCGGCTGGCTGCACGATGATTTGGCGACCTTTTTGAGTGGTAAAATTTATATGAAAGTTCAGCCTCGTGGGCAAGATATTGGTAGAGAACCAATGTTTAAATGGTACAAACCTTCTTGTGTTTTGATGAGCGAAGGCAATTATTCGGATGCGCATATTTTTCCTTATGTTTATAAAGCACTAAATGTAGGTAAATTGATCGGAATGCCTGTGCCTGGAACAGGAACGGCAGTTTGGTGGGAGCGCTTGCCTGGTGGTTATGTATTTGGTATACCACAAGTTGGAATGGTTGGCAATGATGGTGCTTTTATGGAGAACACTCAATTGGAGCCAGACATCAAAGTTGCCAATGATCCTGCTCGAGTTACCAATGGGGAAGACCAGCAAATAGAGGCAGCCGTTAAAGAGTTGTTGCGTCAAGTAGATGGAAAATAA
- a CDS encoding energy transducer TonB, whose amino-acid sequence MKRYQLFILFITCFFLFYKNATAQNKPNKTLTEENKKSKKYLNSIDFLSISSLLQEIQQLHHQKNIAAAKDSLTAVHQLIKQQKTKLLAPSLKRIQEDSIEQLKQINRYLSDYYLASWLQLVLEEKPSIGQDFLRKNKWFKLSIEVGKFSNIFQLLKLSDQYYGSTSEIYLKNWKAAYINCALEPLYYKQAEELWLQLIACRVQKFGMESKEHLDVLFGLSNFYNRIKNATAYQQIRTQVEQQWPAAYELEKVKNTTTAAPLPPIEEAPIITTCEVEMDEEKEIEDVEIKNIEETATTTDHLPPVFVVVEQMPRFPGCESETSLLMEKKRCSDQTLLSYMYTHFNYSDIPRKDGMGGISIINFIVTEHGTIVNAQIIRNTGGDPIGEESLRIIQFMNELPRRWTPGKDKGKPVRVKLNLPFRINLK is encoded by the coding sequence ATGAAACGCTACCAATTATTTATACTATTTATAACTTGCTTTTTTTTATTTTATAAAAACGCTACAGCTCAAAACAAACCCAATAAAACACTAACTGAGGAAAATAAAAAATCAAAAAAGTATTTAAATTCCATTGACTTTTTGTCTATTTCTTCTTTGCTCCAAGAGATCCAACAATTGCACCATCAAAAAAATATAGCGGCAGCAAAGGATTCTTTAACAGCAGTTCATCAACTTATAAAGCAACAAAAAACAAAACTATTAGCTCCCAGCCTCAAACGAATCCAAGAAGATTCTATTGAACAGCTAAAACAAATCAATCGTTACCTTTCCGACTATTACTTGGCTTCATGGTTACAACTGGTTCTAGAAGAAAAGCCATCTATTGGGCAAGATTTTCTGAGGAAAAATAAGTGGTTTAAGTTGTCTATAGAAGTGGGCAAATTTTCCAATATATTCCAACTTCTAAAATTATCCGACCAGTACTATGGTAGCACTTCTGAGATTTATTTAAAAAACTGGAAAGCAGCTTATATAAACTGTGCTTTGGAACCACTCTATTATAAACAAGCCGAGGAATTATGGCTGCAATTAATTGCCTGTCGTGTTCAAAAATTTGGCATGGAAAGCAAGGAACACCTAGACGTTCTTTTTGGTTTGTCTAATTTTTACAACCGAATCAAAAACGCTACAGCTTATCAGCAAATAAGAACTCAAGTTGAACAGCAGTGGCCTGCCGCTTATGAACTAGAAAAAGTGAAAAATACGACCACAGCAGCCCCTTTGCCCCCCATTGAAGAAGCCCCTATCATTACGACTTGTGAAGTGGAAATGGATGAGGAAAAGGAAATCGAAGACGTAGAAATAAAAAATATAGAAGAAACTGCCACCACCACAGATCATTTACCACCAGTATTTGTTGTGGTGGAACAAATGCCACGATTCCCTGGTTGTGAGTCTGAAACGAGCCTTCTGATGGAAAAAAAACGCTGTTCTGACCAAACCTTGTTGTCTTATATGTATACCCACTTTAACTATTCAGATATTCCTCGAAAAGATGGCATGGGTGGTATAAGTATAATTAACTTTATTGTAACGGAACATGGAACAATTGTCAATGCCCAAATTATCCGTAATACAGGAGGAGATCCCATAGGCGAAGAATCCCTACGCATTATCCAATTTATGAATGAATTGCCACGTAGGTGGACTCCTGGCAAAGACAAAGGGAAACCTGTACGAGTAAAACTCAATCTTCCCTTTCGAATTAATTTAAAATAA
- the ychF gene encoding redox-regulated ATPase YchF yields MALKCGIVGLPNVGKSTLFNALSSAKALAANYPFATKEPNIGTITVPDNRLTELEAIINPQKVVPTTIDIVDIAGLIRGASKGEGLGNQFLGNIREVNAIVHVVRCFEDGNIVHVDGAVDPVRDKETIDLELIFKDMETIEKQIQKQKKMAKGGDKALLKLVTIFENLLQHLEDGKPARSFDDYETEEAEIIVRQLQLLTAKPIIYVCNVDEDSVVNGNEHTAAFREAVKDENAEIILVSAAIEADIAELDTYEERMEFLSDLGLKEPGVNKLIHACYNILNLITYFTAGVKEVRAWTITVGTKAPGAAGVIHSDFERGFIKSKTVSYNDFIANNGWKGAQETGTLRQEGKEYVVQDGDLLEFMFNV; encoded by the coding sequence ATGGCATTAAAATGTGGAATTGTTGGGCTTCCTAATGTTGGAAAATCAACGCTTTTCAATGCACTTTCCTCTGCTAAAGCTTTGGCAGCGAACTATCCTTTTGCAACTAAAGAACCTAATATCGGAACCATTACTGTTCCTGATAATAGATTGACCGAATTAGAGGCTATTATCAACCCTCAAAAGGTAGTTCCTACAACAATTGATATTGTAGATATTGCAGGTTTGATTCGTGGAGCGAGCAAGGGAGAAGGATTAGGAAATCAATTTTTGGGGAATATTCGTGAAGTAAATGCAATTGTACATGTTGTTCGTTGTTTTGAAGATGGCAATATTGTCCATGTTGATGGTGCTGTAGATCCTGTTCGAGATAAAGAAACCATTGATTTGGAACTAATTTTCAAGGATATGGAAACCATTGAAAAGCAGATTCAGAAGCAAAAGAAAATGGCTAAAGGAGGAGACAAAGCGCTACTTAAATTGGTCACTATATTTGAGAATTTATTGCAGCATTTGGAAGATGGAAAACCTGCTCGTAGTTTTGATGATTATGAAACAGAAGAAGCAGAAATTATTGTTCGTCAACTACAATTACTAACTGCTAAACCAATCATCTATGTTTGTAATGTAGATGAAGATTCTGTGGTAAACGGAAACGAACATACAGCTGCCTTTAGAGAGGCTGTAAAAGATGAAAATGCTGAAATCATATTGGTTAGTGCTGCTATTGAAGCGGATATTGCCGAATTGGATACCTACGAAGAACGCATGGAATTTTTATCTGATTTGGGACTAAAAGAACCAGGTGTTAACAAGTTGATTCATGCTTGTTATAATATCTTGAATTTAATTACTTACTTCACTGCTGGTGTAAAGGAAGTTAGAGCTTGGACAATTACCGTTGGAACAAAGGCTCCTGGCGCAGCAGGGGTTATTCACTCTGATTTTGAACGAGGTTTTATCAAGTCCAAAACCGTTTCTTATAATGATTTTATTGCCAATAATGGCTGGAAAGGTGCTCAAGAAACAGGTACCTTGCGTCAAGAAGGCAAAGAATATGTTGTTCAAGATGGGGATTTGTTAGAGTTTATGTTTAATGTCTAA
- a CDS encoding DUF2490 domain-containing protein: protein MIVSKKWFLFFLYICCFNAVLFAQEHKRKNDVDGKLWTGLYFKHKFNKRWSIGVKTEGRFKLVEFDRMLLELRGTYNPKFHDFVKPLSLTIGCRYFFENDEDGIELDDNYVRLFAALNYKVEIKRFMVEGRVLYQNRAGLDTKKKIVKNDWAQDIRCRIKLAYNFKKWKLDPELWCEIFIHDEIGALDGFTKYRLGAGTKYKFNKQHALRLKYIFEQEVKYYFPDTSHIIALSYIYTSASKKKSKRKPSNKVR, encoded by the coding sequence ATGATTGTTTCTAAAAAATGGTTTTTATTTTTTCTATATATATGTTGTTTTAATGCTGTACTTTTTGCCCAAGAGCATAAGCGAAAAAATGACGTTGATGGTAAATTATGGACAGGTCTTTATTTTAAACATAAATTTAATAAACGTTGGAGTATTGGAGTAAAAACAGAAGGTAGATTTAAACTAGTGGAGTTTGACCGCATGCTTCTAGAATTAAGAGGAACTTACAATCCTAAATTTCATGATTTTGTCAAACCGCTTAGTCTTACGATTGGTTGTCGGTATTTTTTTGAAAACGATGAGGATGGAATAGAATTAGATGATAACTATGTTAGGCTTTTTGCTGCCCTAAATTATAAAGTGGAGATTAAGCGATTTATGGTAGAAGGGAGAGTTTTGTATCAGAACCGAGCTGGGCTAGATACCAAAAAGAAAATTGTAAAAAATGACTGGGCACAAGATATTAGGTGCCGAATTAAATTGGCTTATAATTTTAAAAAATGGAAACTAGATCCAGAGCTTTGGTGCGAGATCTTTATACACGATGAGATAGGAGCCTTGGATGGTTTTACCAAGTATCGATTGGGGGCTGGGACAAAGTATAAGTTTAATAAGCAACACGCACTAAGATTAAAATATATTTTTGAACAAGAAGTAAAGTACTACTTCCCTGACACAAGCCATATTATAGCCTTATCTTATATTTATACCAGTGCTAGCAAAAAGAAATCTAAAAGAAAGCCTTCTAATAAAGTTAGATAG
- a CDS encoding CotH kinase family protein, whose amino-acid sequence MNLIVAAIILSIVLHCSSCKKDLLDKLAYNSAEWEDRPEGIMCWPEPKNTTLENGELSFNANHMHCIMIQMHPDHFKRMRNESRFGPSIQLREGDAAKAAAYEYLNECDVAFPSYYNWYKADLIIDEVYLPKVGLRKKGFLGSIFSSAPSLKIKIDKYEQGQFVGDGGSSYITLNNNSEDPSRIIQCLMYKVFEWANYPAPRCNLANVSINDEALGVYSHIEAIDRHFLQRNFGNNSGDLYEGQLTDFKVNWLLRWEPKNSSTDKNKRQLHKIARIIEGTRTKDLFYELNKYINVRKFIRFWALEVLLGHMDGYTRNSNNVYIYFDPNDNDRATFIPWGMNYFDPEESDEEVDIREYVTAELPRRLSRTSVAAALFKQEMESLLEHVWNENKLLNLIDHFKLQVESGQEDPYYSYSVHELKKWVRDRREMIEDVCEEGLPRGTHIPNEVCHFE is encoded by the coding sequence ATGAACCTAATTGTTGCTGCTATTATTTTATCAATAGTATTGCACTGTTCTTCTTGTAAAAAAGATTTATTAGATAAGCTTGCTTATAATTCCGCAGAATGGGAGGATCGTCCCGAAGGAATTATGTGTTGGCCCGAACCCAAAAACACTACCCTAGAAAATGGAGAGTTGAGTTTTAATGCGAATCATATGCATTGTATTATGATTCAGATGCACCCTGATCATTTCAAAAGAATGAGAAATGAATCTAGATTTGGGCCGTCCATTCAATTAAGAGAGGGCGATGCTGCTAAAGCTGCCGCTTATGAATACTTAAACGAATGTGATGTTGCTTTTCCTTCTTATTATAATTGGTATAAAGCCGATTTAATAATTGATGAGGTCTATTTACCCAAAGTTGGGCTTCGAAAAAAAGGCTTTTTGGGCTCTATCTTTTCGTCTGCTCCTTCTTTGAAAATTAAAATTGACAAATACGAGCAGGGACAGTTTGTTGGTGATGGTGGGTCTTCTTACATTACCCTCAACAACAACTCAGAAGATCCTTCTAGAATTATTCAGTGCTTGATGTATAAGGTGTTTGAATGGGCAAACTATCCTGCTCCTAGATGCAATTTGGCTAATGTAAGTATTAATGATGAGGCATTAGGCGTTTACAGCCACATAGAAGCTATTGATCGTCATTTTTTGCAGCGAAATTTTGGCAACAACTCTGGAGATTTGTACGAAGGACAGCTTACTGATTTTAAGGTGAATTGGCTGCTGAGATGGGAGCCTAAAAATTCTTCTACCGACAAAAATAAAAGGCAACTGCATAAAATTGCTAGAATTATAGAAGGAACCCGAACAAAGGACTTGTTTTACGAGTTAAATAAATATATCAACGTACGAAAATTTATCCGATTTTGGGCTTTGGAAGTATTATTAGGACATATGGACGGTTATACTCGAAATAGCAATAACGTATATATTTATTTTGACCCTAATGATAACGATAGAGCAACTTTTATTCCTTGGGGGATGAATTATTTTGACCCAGAAGAAAGTGACGAGGAGGTTGATATTCGTGAATATGTAACGGCTGAATTGCCAAGACGACTGTCTAGAACTTCTGTGGCAGCTGCTCTTTTTAAGCAAGAAATGGAGTCCTTATTAGAGCATGTTTGGAATGAAAATAAATTGCTCAACCTTATCGATCATTTTAAATTGCAGGTAGAAAGTGGGCAAGAAGATCCTTATTATAGTTATTCTGTACATGAACTAAAAAAGTGGGTGCGGGATAGAAGAGAAATGATAGAAGATGTATGTGAGGAGGGGTTGCCCAGAGGAACGCATATACCTAATGAAGTTTGTCATTTTGAGTAA
- a CDS encoding thioredoxin family protein codes for MIKFYLFSLLLLPLILLFPLFSNAQGIHFEQGDWSAVKAKAKSSNLPIFVDTYASWCEPCKWMNHNVFSKEEVGAFFNEHYISYKLDVEGEEGASFAAKYQVTAYPTLLYFNTEGELVHRIIGAFEAEDLLDKSKEALLPEHQIYTLQKKFKAGEKQPKFLKKYAHALMRVGENYQKVIDAYISEVSLEALIEEANFEFLEYYVNDYKHEAYLYVAANKADFILSLGIERVENYLDAAFKIRCYKLIENRSDKSTVRAFLQEVKQILPNRVDYFKTRMDFYAKKGNERQSYRLAKKYEKHCKDSQSLNAIARYMLDIYGKSKTHLETALEWVDRAILLDENIYTLETKAMILLALDQKQAALEVAQKQLILSQKSGEYLEETQALIVKIKG; via the coding sequence ATGATAAAGTTCTATCTTTTTTCCCTACTGTTACTCCCACTTATACTATTATTCCCTCTATTTTCTAATGCACAAGGTATCCATTTTGAACAAGGAGATTGGTCGGCGGTAAAAGCCAAGGCCAAAAGTTCTAATTTGCCAATCTTTGTTGATACTTATGCTTCTTGGTGTGAACCTTGTAAGTGGATGAATCATAATGTTTTTTCAAAAGAAGAGGTTGGAGCATTTTTTAACGAACACTATATTAGTTACAAATTGGATGTAGAAGGAGAAGAAGGCGCTAGTTTTGCTGCAAAGTACCAAGTGACAGCCTATCCCACTTTATTATATTTTAATACAGAGGGGGAGCTGGTGCATCGAATTATTGGAGCTTTTGAGGCAGAAGATTTGCTTGATAAAAGCAAGGAGGCTCTATTGCCTGAACATCAAATTTATACCTTGCAAAAAAAATTTAAAGCAGGAGAAAAGCAGCCAAAATTCTTAAAAAAATACGCTCATGCTCTGATGCGTGTTGGAGAAAATTACCAAAAGGTAATTGACGCCTATATTAGTGAAGTGAGCTTAGAAGCATTGATCGAAGAGGCTAATTTTGAGTTCCTAGAGTACTATGTCAATGATTATAAACACGAAGCTTATCTTTATGTGGCAGCCAATAAAGCTGATTTTATTCTTTCGTTGGGAATCGAACGAGTTGAAAATTACTTGGATGCAGCTTTTAAAATTCGATGTTATAAGTTGATTGAGAATAGATCTGATAAATCAACTGTTCGAGCATTTTTACAAGAGGTAAAGCAAATTTTGCCTAATCGTGTTGATTATTTCAAAACTAGGATGGATTTTTATGCCAAAAAGGGAAACGAACGGCAAAGTTATCGCCTAGCTAAAAAGTATGAAAAACATTGCAAGGATTCCCAAAGCCTAAATGCTATTGCTCGTTACATGCTAGATATTTATGGCAAAAGCAAAACACATTTAGAAACTGCCTTAGAGTGGGTAGATCGTGCTATCTTATTGGATGAAAATATTTATACTTTAGAGACTAAAGCAATGATTCTATTGGCGCTAGATCAAAAACAAGCAGCTTTAGAAGTTGCCCAAAAACAATTGATCTTAAGCCAAAAATCAGGAGAGTATTTAGAAGAGACCCAAGCTTTGATTGTAAAAATAAAGGGATAA